Proteins co-encoded in one Leptospiraceae bacterium genomic window:
- a CDS encoding alpha/beta hydrolase: protein MSQKKTKTKKFSFPSTILLLICISILGGFFLLILSIILLVSFLTYPLYKRYFLKKYPVSDIADEVFFAITNNSWNLAIHRHKPHKPLMGAMPIILVHGIITNKYFMDLDTDHSLAYHLKTIGYDVYAVSLRGCGESYTESENENFSFDDIVEKDVPAIINEVCNISGKPKINWVAHSMGAMILYSYLGISQKKQKDKIKSFVSLGGPGNLAHSSPVLGKIALKYISFSKRVDIKLLAKFILPFVSLFNSPLKEFFYNPQVTPKNTVKKMLVGIENIPDGLMTQMLNWVAKGGDIVSLDEKYNYTELQTEITCPILFIAGGYDNVATPSSLKSVYNKVNSKYKEFHTISESEGFSGNYGHACLVMGKNAKREIFPLIEKFLAKYGKAK, encoded by the coding sequence GTGAGTCAAAAAAAAACTAAAACAAAGAAATTTTCCTTTCCGAGCACAATCCTTTTATTAATTTGCATCAGCATTCTAGGTGGCTTCTTTCTGCTGATTCTATCAATCATTCTGCTTGTATCATTTTTAACCTACCCTTTGTATAAAAGATATTTTTTAAAAAAATATCCAGTGTCTGATATTGCGGATGAAGTTTTCTTTGCTATCACAAATAACAGTTGGAATCTTGCTATTCACAGGCATAAACCGCATAAGCCTCTAATGGGTGCAATGCCTATTATCCTCGTTCATGGAATTATAACCAATAAATACTTCATGGATTTAGACACAGACCATTCCCTTGCCTATCATTTAAAGACTATCGGCTACGATGTGTATGCCGTATCTCTTAGAGGCTGTGGTGAATCCTATACAGAATCAGAAAATGAAAACTTTTCTTTCGATGATATAGTAGAGAAAGATGTTCCAGCAATTATAAATGAAGTATGTAATATTTCCGGTAAACCAAAAATCAATTGGGTAGCGCATTCAATGGGTGCTATGATTTTATATTCTTATCTTGGAATTTCTCAGAAAAAACAAAAAGACAAGATTAAAAGTTTCGTCTCTCTAGGAGGTCCGGGTAACCTTGCACACTCTAGTCCAGTGCTTGGAAAGATTGCTCTGAAGTATATTTCTTTTTCTAAGAGAGTAGATATAAAACTACTGGCTAAGTTCATTTTGCCGTTCGTTAGTTTATTTAATTCTCCACTTAAAGAATTTTTTTATAATCCCCAAGTCACTCCTAAGAACACAGTTAAGAAAATGCTAGTTGGTATTGAAAATATTCCAGATGGACTCATGACACAAATGCTCAATTGGGTTGCAAAGGGTGGCGATATAGTTTCTCTTGACGAAAAATACAATTACACAGAATTGCAAACTGAAATTACCTGTCCGATTCTATTCATCGCCGGCGGATACGATAACGTAGCCACTCCAAGCAGTCTCAAGTCAGTATATAACAAAGTAAATTCTAAATACAAAGAATTCCACACCATTTCTGAGAGCGAAGGCTTCAGTGGAAATTACGGTCATGCTTGCCTCGTCATGGGAAAGAATGCGAAGAGAGAAATTTTCCCTCTCATAGAAAAGTTTTTAGCTAAGTATGGGAAAGCGAAGTAA